The following are encoded together in the Desulfobulbaceae bacterium genome:
- the cbiQ gene encoding cobalt ECF transporter T component CbiQ, whose amino-acid sequence MRLGTIDATFFDIGRLDQLALQQTPVHRLDPRAKVLTTMAFLIAVVSFPKYEVAGLLPFLLYPVMFATVGQLPLGLILRKIVVVAPFAIMVGILNPFFDREILVRFGPIGISGGWVSFASIMLRFCLTIGMAFLLIATTSFQGLCFALLRLGMPRVLTVQLLFLYRYIFVLGGEAMRVVRARALRSFGGRGLGIRVFASVIGHLLLRTLQRAQRIHLAMLSRGFDGEVRMLRPLHFRVTDVVFILGWWAAFAVMRIYNLPHILGSIVARTMS is encoded by the coding sequence ATGAGACTTGGCACGATCGACGCCACTTTTTTTGACATCGGCAGACTGGATCAACTAGCGCTGCAACAGACCCCCGTACATCGGCTTGACCCGAGGGCCAAGGTGCTGACCACCATGGCGTTTTTAATAGCCGTGGTCTCTTTTCCCAAATACGAGGTGGCAGGTCTCTTACCGTTCCTGCTCTATCCTGTGATGTTTGCCACGGTGGGACAATTACCGTTGGGTCTCATTCTTCGTAAGATTGTGGTCGTTGCCCCGTTTGCGATTATGGTCGGTATTCTCAACCCGTTTTTTGACCGGGAAATTCTGGTTCGTTTCGGACCAATAGGGATTAGTGGCGGTTGGGTCTCTTTTGCCTCCATCATGCTTCGTTTCTGTTTGACCATAGGGATGGCATTCTTGTTGATAGCAACAACCAGTTTTCAAGGGTTGTGTTTCGCTCTGCTGCGGTTAGGGATGCCCAGAGTTCTTACGGTACAGCTCCTCTTTCTTTATCGATATATTTTTGTGTTGGGAGGGGAGGCGATGAGGGTGGTCAGGGCTCGGGCGCTGAGGTCATTTGGTGGCAGGGGGCTTGGAATTCGTGTTTTTGCGTCCGTGATCGGACATTTGCTCTTGAGGACTCTGCAGAGAGCTCAGCGAATTCATCTGGCTATGCTCAGTCGGGGGTTTGACGGTGAGGTGAGAATGCTTCGTCCTTTGCATTTCAGGGTAACCGATGTCGTTTTTATTCTGGGCTGGTGGGCGGCTTTTGCCGTGATGCGAATTTATAATCTTCCCCATATCTTGGGGAGCATTGTTGCACGGACTATGTCATGA
- a CDS encoding YvcK family protein: MVESNISDPLTECLDRLTTAVFSPFELLSSRGLGEKLLELVLQGEPEGPPWLVSGFKTLTATLKRYDTSQARVVIFGGGTGLSTIVGGDSRSLSWVEHPFHGLKEIFPRTQAIVCTTDDGGSTGELLRDFPLIGLGDIRHVLLSSVQKSRLKADYKVSENEASQIGVALFSLFNYRFTKTPSSLSDLLSRGGINLQGLPPPLISGIMVLLQRLFSDRRLSKALNRPHCLGNLLILSAIYARVEGEPIEVSPNAIRDGLHDITSLIGVPADAVLPCACTPSVLKMRYANGVVVTGESKVATAHRGVPVEQVMVDYVRPDPRILPEVLDAIRQADIILYAPGSLYTSIVPVMQTPGLAQAVRENDRAMKLLVANLWVQAGETDLATDDSGRRYYVSDLITAYHQNIPGGVQGLFGKILLLAMQEIPGNIIQSYAVEGKTPIYLDRVKVWNMGFSPIEASIFSRQGLLDRKVRHDPVAFATAIKVLWAVNGYLDQKEGQGELALSPAAEVEVEVRSTADVPCQRYGRILETLGQLSVRDYEQVGDIVWRHPDIPVSHLQYLHGVTIVDQAEWKRDQYWDNLYSFYDPSDSTIKICRDLVGRKQQFEVAFLAALGQSLLGNFALSKEVQPLLHGGEILGKVYHLILRPLAQRRCFFSEQELFQYLLLARMRQSVHDPYHFTRVVNGDEGFTPPGLLMGLTYAWYLDNRFSSYVEYKMGIARAEFSDPVFEHAKHQSRRRGLIDFFREVVFQQNGVQKLLDVSSCGSACDRGMEIRQ; the protein is encoded by the coding sequence ATGGTTGAATCCAACATAAGTGATCCGTTGACCGAATGTCTGGACCGGTTGACGACCGCTGTCTTTTCGCCATTTGAATTGCTGTCCAGTCGGGGCTTGGGGGAGAAACTTCTGGAATTAGTCCTTCAGGGAGAGCCAGAGGGGCCACCATGGCTTGTTTCTGGGTTTAAGACCTTGACCGCCACTCTGAAGCGATACGATACCAGTCAGGCCCGGGTCGTTATCTTCGGCGGTGGAACGGGGTTGTCTACTATTGTCGGTGGAGACAGCCGGAGTTTGAGCTGGGTTGAACATCCCTTTCATGGACTGAAGGAGATTTTTCCTCGAACTCAGGCCATTGTATGCACAACTGATGATGGTGGTTCAACCGGCGAGCTGTTGCGAGACTTTCCTTTGATCGGTCTTGGTGATATTCGTCATGTGTTGCTCTCTTCAGTGCAGAAATCCCGCTTAAAAGCAGACTATAAGGTATCCGAAAATGAGGCCAGCCAAATTGGAGTGGCCTTGTTTTCTTTGTTCAACTATCGTTTCACAAAGACTCCGTCATCGTTAAGTGATCTGCTGAGTCGGGGTGGGATTAACCTTCAGGGTCTGCCCCCCCCGTTGATCTCTGGAATCATGGTGTTGTTGCAACGTCTTTTCAGCGACAGGAGATTGAGTAAAGCCCTTAATCGACCTCATTGTCTCGGGAACCTATTAATTTTGTCTGCCATATATGCTCGGGTAGAAGGAGAACCTATTGAGGTTTCACCCAACGCTATCCGGGATGGACTTCATGATATTACCTCCCTGATCGGTGTTCCTGCTGATGCTGTTTTGCCCTGTGCCTGTACTCCCTCTGTCCTGAAAATGCGTTATGCCAACGGGGTGGTGGTGACCGGAGAAAGCAAGGTCGCGACAGCTCATCGTGGCGTTCCTGTTGAACAGGTAATGGTTGATTATGTTCGTCCGGATCCTCGGATCCTTCCTGAGGTCCTGGACGCTATCCGTCAGGCTGATATTATTCTCTATGCTCCAGGGAGTCTGTACACCAGTATCGTGCCTGTGATGCAAACACCGGGGTTGGCCCAGGCTGTCAGGGAAAATGACCGGGCGATGAAGTTATTGGTGGCCAATCTTTGGGTCCAGGCCGGCGAAACAGACTTGGCGACAGATGATTCAGGCCGCCGGTATTATGTCTCTGACTTGATCACGGCGTATCATCAGAATATCCCGGGCGGGGTTCAGGGGCTTTTTGGCAAGATTTTGTTGCTGGCGATGCAGGAAATCCCCGGCAATATTATTCAGAGCTATGCTGTCGAAGGGAAAACGCCCATTTATCTTGATCGGGTCAAGGTCTGGAATATGGGATTCTCTCCTATTGAGGCAAGTATTTTTTCTCGCCAGGGATTACTTGATCGAAAGGTTCGCCATGACCCGGTAGCTTTTGCCACGGCCATCAAAGTTCTTTGGGCCGTTAATGGCTATCTTGACCAGAAAGAGGGGCAGGGGGAATTGGCTCTTTCTCCTGCGGCTGAGGTCGAGGTCGAGGTTAGATCCACTGCTGATGTGCCCTGTCAACGGTATGGTCGTATTCTAGAGACCTTGGGTCAGTTGAGTGTCCGGGATTATGAGCAGGTGGGGGACATTGTTTGGAGGCATCCTGATATTCCGGTGTCTCACTTACAGTACCTGCACGGGGTAACCATTGTTGATCAGGCGGAGTGGAAGCGGGATCAGTATTGGGATAACCTGTATTCGTTTTATGATCCGTCTGACAGTACAATTAAGATTTGCAGGGATCTGGTGGGGAGAAAGCAACAGTTTGAGGTGGCTTTTCTAGCCGCTTTGGGCCAGTCCCTGCTTGGGAATTTTGCTCTGAGTAAAGAGGTTCAACCCCTATTGCATGGGGGGGAGATTTTGGGAAAGGTGTATCATCTTATTCTTCGTCCCCTTGCTCAGCGGCGCTGTTTTTTTTCAGAGCAGGAGTTGTTTCAATATCTTTTGCTGGCTCGGATGCGACAGTCCGTTCATGATCCTTATCATTTCACCCGGGTTGTCAATGGCGATGAGGGTTTTACACCGCCGGGATTATTGATGGGCCTGACGTATGCATGGTATTTGGATAACCGGTTTTCCAGTTATGTTGAGTATAAAATGGGTATTGCCCGCGCAGAATTCTCAGATCCGGTGTTTGAACATGCCAAGCATCAGTCCAGACGCCGGGGGTTGATTGATTTTTTCAGAGAAGTTGTTTTTCAGCAAAATGGGGTACAAAAACTCCTTGATGTATCCTCCTGCGGCTCTGCTTGTGATAGGGGAATGGAGATCCGGCAATGA
- a CDS encoding ABC transporter ATP-binding protein, producing the protein MSHHIVEVSDLHYSYPDGTQALKGISFRITHGESVAVVGANGAGKSTLLLHLNGYITPQHGAVRIGDYPLTKETLQEVRRTVGMVFQDPDDQLFMPTVREDVAFGPLNLGLPHDEVESRVAAALERVGAVSLRDRAPYHLSGGEKRAVAIATVLVMSPDILVMDEPSSNLDPAARRRLINLLRSFQHTKIIATHDLEMVADLCRRTIVFQEGKIAADGPTEDIFRDGALLEACGLEQIHRMQPCSVCGNWPLSP; encoded by the coding sequence ATGAGTCATCATATTGTAGAAGTTTCTGATCTTCACTATAGCTATCCGGACGGCACGCAGGCGCTGAAGGGGATCTCTTTCAGGATCACCCATGGCGAGTCGGTGGCGGTGGTCGGGGCAAACGGGGCAGGAAAGTCAACCCTGCTCTTGCACCTTAATGGGTATATTACGCCTCAGCATGGGGCTGTGAGGATTGGTGACTATCCATTGACCAAGGAGACTTTGCAGGAAGTGCGGCGGACCGTGGGGATGGTTTTTCAGGACCCGGACGATCAACTGTTTATGCCAACCGTTCGTGAGGATGTCGCTTTTGGTCCGCTGAATCTTGGCCTCCCTCATGATGAGGTGGAGTCACGAGTGGCAGCTGCTTTGGAGCGGGTTGGGGCAGTCTCATTGCGGGACCGCGCACCGTATCATCTGTCGGGCGGTGAAAAGAGAGCTGTGGCGATTGCAACTGTTCTTGTCATGTCGCCTGATATCTTAGTGATGGATGAACCAAGTTCAAATCTTGATCCGGCGGCGCGAAGAAGATTGATTAACTTGCTGCGGTCATTTCAACACACTAAGATTATTGCTACCCATGATTTGGAGATGGTGGCGGATTTGTGCCGGAGGACTATTGTCTTTCAGGAGGGGAAGATTGCTGCTGATGGACCTACTGAGGATATCTTCCGGGATGGGGCGCTGCTTGAGGCTTGCGGCCTTGAGCAGATTCATCGGATGCAACCATGTTCTGTCTGTGGTAATTGGCCTCTTTCGCCATAA
- the mdh gene encoding malate dehydrogenase — protein sequence MMRKKITIIGSGNVGATAAHWAMARELGDVVLMDVVEGIPQGKGLDLLQGGPVDGFSYSITGTNDYQDTADSDVIIITAGLARKPGMSRDDLLAKNVSIVKSCTEQAVVHSPNAVLIVVTNPIDAMVYTAFKVSGFPRNRVIGMAGVLDSARYRTFLADAVGVSPKDVNAMVMGVHGDNMLPLVRLANVAGVPVTDLLSPEAIADIVKRTQHGGIEIVNHLKTGSAFYTPGLSAVEMAEAILKDTKRVLPCAAYVDGEFGISGCFIGVPVVLGAGGVERIIEFALTPEEKAALAESEAVVRKQMTDTGL from the coding sequence GTGATGCGAAAGAAGATTACAATTATTGGCTCAGGTAATGTGGGTGCGACTGCGGCTCACTGGGCGATGGCGCGTGAGCTTGGTGATGTCGTGTTGATGGATGTGGTGGAAGGAATCCCGCAGGGAAAGGGTTTGGATCTGCTGCAGGGAGGACCGGTGGATGGTTTTTCCTACTCAATTACTGGCACCAATGATTATCAGGATACTGCTGATTCAGACGTCATTATCATCACCGCAGGTTTAGCGAGAAAGCCGGGCATGAGTCGGGATGATCTGCTGGCCAAGAATGTTTCGATCGTAAAGTCTTGTACCGAGCAAGCGGTTGTGCATTCACCAAATGCAGTCTTGATTGTGGTCACCAATCCTATAGATGCTATGGTTTATACGGCCTTCAAGGTCTCCGGTTTTCCCCGTAACCGGGTAATTGGTATGGCTGGAGTATTGGATTCTGCCCGTTATAGGACTTTTCTGGCTGATGCGGTGGGGGTTTCGCCTAAAGATGTGAACGCCATGGTTATGGGGGTGCATGGTGATAATATGTTGCCGTTGGTTCGGTTGGCTAACGTCGCCGGAGTGCCTGTGACAGATCTCCTTTCTCCTGAAGCGATTGCCGATATTGTCAAGCGAACCCAGCATGGCGGGATCGAGATTGTTAATCATCTTAAAACTGGTTCTGCGTTTTATACTCCAGGTCTCTCGGCGGTGGAGATGGCTGAGGCTATCCTTAAGGACACCAAGCGTGTTCTCCCTTGCGCCGCTTATGTGGATGGGGAATTTGGCATATCGGGCTGTTTTATCGGGGTCCCGGTTGTACTTGGTGCAGGCGGTGTTGAAAGGATTATTGAATTCGCATTAACACCAGAAGAGAAGGCAGCCCTCGCAGAGTCAGAGGCTGTGGTCAGAAAGCAGATGACAGATACTGGTCTTTAA